One part of the Tenacibaculum sp. 190130A14a genome encodes these proteins:
- a CDS encoding NAD-dependent epimerase/dehydratase family protein, translating to MKVIITGSTGMVGKGILLECLEQPNIEKVLVINRSSLNMEHSKLEELLLSDFTQVASLKEKLVGYDACFFAMGISSVGMNEEKYTSITFNTVKAFADVLFESNPNMVFNYISGAGTDSSEKGRSMWARVKGKTENYVLNKGFKDAYAFRPGAIIPEKGIKSRTNWYSVIYIILTPFFGLMKKSKNITTTTKIGLAMIHTLNHSQTLKHLENKDINVLAEKQS from the coding sequence ATGAAAGTTATTATTACCGGTTCTACAGGAATGGTAGGAAAAGGAATTTTGTTAGAATGTTTAGAACAACCAAATATTGAGAAAGTTTTGGTAATCAATCGTTCTTCTTTAAACATGGAGCATTCAAAACTAGAAGAGCTTTTATTAAGCGATTTTACACAAGTTGCTAGCCTAAAAGAAAAACTAGTTGGATATGATGCTTGTTTTTTTGCAATGGGAATCTCTTCCGTAGGAATGAATGAGGAAAAATACACCAGTATTACTTTCAATACTGTCAAAGCATTTGCTGATGTTTTGTTTGAATCAAATCCGAATATGGTTTTTAACTATATTTCAGGAGCTGGAACAGATAGTTCAGAAAAGGGACGCAGTATGTGGGCACGTGTAAAAGGAAAAACAGAAAATTACGTGCTCAACAAAGGGTTTAAAGATGCGTATGCTTTTCGCCCAGGAGCTATTATTCCTGAAAAAGGAATCAAATCAAGAACCAACTGGTATAGTGTTATTTATATCATACTGACTCCTTTTTTCGGTTTGATGAAAAAATCGAAAAATATTACCACCACTACTAAAATTGGGCTGGCGATGATTCATACCTTAAATCACTCGCAAACCTTAAAACATCTAGAAAATAAAGACATCAATGTATTAGCTGAAAAGCAATCATAA
- a CDS encoding helix-turn-helix domain-containing protein, producing MKEIIHIKSITEINKTFGVSAPKHPLITIMWAKDFPDFSQYYGIKYNSDLFSISLKEGIEGVLGYGRNNYDFEDGTMVFSKPNQVLSIEEKKVAEDAKGWTIIFHPDLIRKSELGRNINSYSFFDYEVHEALHLSEDEKATLTDLVKKIELEINQNIDKHSQKLIISTLELILDYCNRYYDRQFYVRTNLHQDHVTEFETLLRNYFTSDKPTTLGLPSVKYCGEQLNMSPNYLSDLLKKETGKSAKDHIYAFVVNRAKNKLLGTTDSVSEIAYDLGFEYPQHFSKLFKKQTGTSPAKYRSQN from the coding sequence ATGAAAGAAATTATTCATATAAAATCGATTACTGAAATTAACAAAACCTTTGGGGTATCTGCCCCAAAACATCCCTTAATAACAATTATGTGGGCAAAGGATTTCCCTGATTTCAGTCAGTATTACGGTATTAAATATAATTCAGATTTATTCTCAATTTCTCTAAAAGAAGGAATCGAAGGGGTTTTAGGATACGGACGTAACAACTACGATTTTGAAGATGGAACTATGGTATTTTCAAAACCTAATCAAGTATTGTCTATTGAAGAGAAAAAAGTAGCTGAAGATGCTAAAGGTTGGACTATAATTTTTCATCCTGATTTAATTCGTAAATCAGAATTAGGAAGAAATATAAACTCCTATTCTTTTTTCGATTATGAAGTACATGAAGCCTTACATCTTTCAGAAGATGAAAAAGCAACCTTAACCGATTTGGTTAAAAAAATTGAATTAGAGATCAATCAAAATATTGATAAGCACAGCCAAAAATTAATCATCTCCACGCTTGAGTTAATCTTAGACTATTGTAATCGTTATTATGACCGTCAGTTTTATGTGCGTACCAACTTACATCAAGACCATGTAACGGAATTTGAAACCTTATTACGTAACTACTTTACTTCTGACAAACCTACAACTTTAGGATTACCTTCCGTAAAATATTGCGGAGAGCAACTCAACATGTCTCCAAATTACTTGAGTGATTTACTAAAAAAAGAAACTGGTAAAAGTGCAAAGGATCATATTTACGCCTTTGTAGTGAATAGAGCTAAAAATAAACTCTTAGGCACCACAGATTCTGTAAGTGAAATTGCCTATGATCTAGGCTTTGAATATCCTCAACACTTTAGCAAACTATTTAAAAAACAAACCGGAACAAGTCCAGCAAAATATCGTTCTCAAAACTAA